One part of the Odontesthes bonariensis isolate fOdoBon6 chromosome 13, fOdoBon6.hap1, whole genome shotgun sequence genome encodes these proteins:
- the tmem255a gene encoding transmembrane protein 255A isoform X1, with the protein MRRTRAQRCCLSENATASQHIVGVGLRLSPVSSQIYIAHLHCVVIVDFFFFFFFFNLQEDRRGTHRPTSMPPPPHSLQSSGLTLSETSMGSFKRRKRKSIIVTVMLLIVSLLILIFGLAATTRTQNITVGGYYPGVIVSAHSHLQLGFGSFLGIIGAHLIENKRQMLVASIVFISFGVVAAFCCAIVDGVFAARHIDLRPLYAGRCEYHFSETASERDVPCQTSRTSCNLRVKSNTCYCCDLYNCGKEHPLMGLQNKDVLKKFRKSSMIWNRAELMGGYHEYTEVKSCQDVVHLYHLLWSATILNIVALFLGIITAAVLGGFKDMTPSLASESSSEPEAIAASVRPEPPRPTTSLNPYRSAAPCLPPYTAYDVQGSYMFPDSSGLSDDSQSGTSHLWPTMIPPRYSPPHDHPDEKPPPYSP; encoded by the exons ATGAGACGGACTCGGGCTCAGCGGTGCTGTCTGTCAGAGAATGCCACAGCAAGTCAACACATCGTTGGCGTTGGATTACGATTGTCTCCCGTTAGCTCTCAGATTTATATCGCTCATTTACACTGTGTCGtgattgttgatttttttttttttttttttttttttaatttgcaagAGGATCGCAGAGGAACACATCGTCCAACCAGCATGCCTCCCCCTCCTCACAGCCTTCAATCCAGCGGGCTGACTCTCTCTGAAACAAGCATGG GTTCTTttaagaggaggaagaggaaatcCATAATCGTAACAGTGATGCTGCTCATTGTATCTCTGCTCATCCTCATCTTCGGCCTGGCAGCGACCACCAGGACGCAGAACATCACTGTGGGAGGCTACTACCCCGGAGTCATCGTGAGTGCTCATTCACACCTGCAG CTGGGCTTTGGCTCCTTTCTGGGAATTATTGGCGCTCATTTGATAGAGAACAAGAGGCAGATG TTAGTGGCATCCATCGTGTTTATCAGCTTCGGAGTGGTGGCCGCCTTCTGTTGCGCTATCGTTGACGGAGTTTTTGCAGCGAGGCACATT GACCTCAGGCCTCTGTACGCTGGCCGCTGTGAGTATCACTTCAGTGAGACTGCATCTGAGCGGGAC GTGCCGTGTCAGACATCGCGCACGTCCTGCAACCTGCGCGTGAAGAGCAACACCTGTTACTGCTGCGACCTCTACAACTGCGGGAA AGAACATCCTCTTATGGGACTTCAGAATAAagatgttttgaaaaagtttagGAAATCATCCATGATTTGGAA CCGTGCTGAGCTTATGGGAGGCTACCACGAGTACACAGAGGTGAAAAGCTGCCAGGACGTGGTGCACCTCTACCACCTGTTGTGGTCCGCTACCATCCTCAACATCGTGGCCCTCTTTCTGGGCATCATTACTGCTGCTGTCCTCGGAGGCTTCAAAGACATG ACACCCTCTCTTGCCTCAGAGAGCTCATCTGAACCAGAGGCCATCGCTGCTTCGGTCCGCCCCGAGCCCCCTCGGCCCACCACTTCCCTCAACCCGTATCGCAGCGCTGCCCCCTGCCTGCCGCCTTACACGGCCTACGATGTGCAG GGCTCCTACATGTTTCCTGACTCCTCAGGCCTGTCAGATGACTCCCAGTCTGGAACCAGCCACCTGTGGCCCACTATGATTCCTCCTCGCTACTCTCCTCCTCACGACCACCCTGACGAGAAGCCGCCACCGTACAGCCCGTAA
- the tmem255a gene encoding transmembrane protein 255A isoform X3 encodes MRRTRAQRCCLSENATASQHIVGVGLRLSPVSSQIYIAHLHCVVIVDFFFFFFFFNLQEDRRGTHRPTSMPPPPHSLQSSGLTLSETSMGSFKRRKRKSIIVTVMLLIVSLLILIFGLAATTRTQNITVGGYYPGVIVSAHSHLQLGFGSFLGIIGAHLIENKRQMLVASIVFISFGVVAAFCCAIVDGVFAARHIDLRPLYAGRCEYHFSETASERDVPCQTSRTSCNLRVKSNTCYCCDLYNCGNRAELMGGYHEYTEVKSCQDVVHLYHLLWSATILNIVALFLGIITAAVLGGFKDMTPSLASESSSEPEAIAASVRPEPPRPTTSLNPYRSAAPCLPPYTAYDVQGSYMFPDSSGLSDDSQSGTSHLWPTMIPPRYSPPHDHPDEKPPPYSP; translated from the exons ATGAGACGGACTCGGGCTCAGCGGTGCTGTCTGTCAGAGAATGCCACAGCAAGTCAACACATCGTTGGCGTTGGATTACGATTGTCTCCCGTTAGCTCTCAGATTTATATCGCTCATTTACACTGTGTCGtgattgttgatttttttttttttttttttttttttaatttgcaagAGGATCGCAGAGGAACACATCGTCCAACCAGCATGCCTCCCCCTCCTCACAGCCTTCAATCCAGCGGGCTGACTCTCTCTGAAACAAGCATGG GTTCTTttaagaggaggaagaggaaatcCATAATCGTAACAGTGATGCTGCTCATTGTATCTCTGCTCATCCTCATCTTCGGCCTGGCAGCGACCACCAGGACGCAGAACATCACTGTGGGAGGCTACTACCCCGGAGTCATCGTGAGTGCTCATTCACACCTGCAG CTGGGCTTTGGCTCCTTTCTGGGAATTATTGGCGCTCATTTGATAGAGAACAAGAGGCAGATG TTAGTGGCATCCATCGTGTTTATCAGCTTCGGAGTGGTGGCCGCCTTCTGTTGCGCTATCGTTGACGGAGTTTTTGCAGCGAGGCACATT GACCTCAGGCCTCTGTACGCTGGCCGCTGTGAGTATCACTTCAGTGAGACTGCATCTGAGCGGGAC GTGCCGTGTCAGACATCGCGCACGTCCTGCAACCTGCGCGTGAAGAGCAACACCTGTTACTGCTGCGACCTCTACAACTGCGGGAA CCGTGCTGAGCTTATGGGAGGCTACCACGAGTACACAGAGGTGAAAAGCTGCCAGGACGTGGTGCACCTCTACCACCTGTTGTGGTCCGCTACCATCCTCAACATCGTGGCCCTCTTTCTGGGCATCATTACTGCTGCTGTCCTCGGAGGCTTCAAAGACATG ACACCCTCTCTTGCCTCAGAGAGCTCATCTGAACCAGAGGCCATCGCTGCTTCGGTCCGCCCCGAGCCCCCTCGGCCCACCACTTCCCTCAACCCGTATCGCAGCGCTGCCCCCTGCCTGCCGCCTTACACGGCCTACGATGTGCAG GGCTCCTACATGTTTCCTGACTCCTCAGGCCTGTCAGATGACTCCCAGTCTGGAACCAGCCACCTGTGGCCCACTATGATTCCTCCTCGCTACTCTCCTCCTCACGACCACCCTGACGAGAAGCCGCCACCGTACAGCCCGTAA
- the tmem255a gene encoding transmembrane protein 255A isoform X2, producing MRRTRAQRCCLSENATASQHIVGVGLRLSPVSSQIYIAHLHCVVIVDFFFFFFFFNLQEDRRGTHRPTSMPPPPHSLQSSGLTLSETSMGSFKRRKRKSIIVTVMLLIVSLLILIFGLAATTRTQNITVGGYYPGVILGFGSFLGIIGAHLIENKRQMLVASIVFISFGVVAAFCCAIVDGVFAARHIDLRPLYAGRCEYHFSETASERDVPCQTSRTSCNLRVKSNTCYCCDLYNCGKEHPLMGLQNKDVLKKFRKSSMIWNRAELMGGYHEYTEVKSCQDVVHLYHLLWSATILNIVALFLGIITAAVLGGFKDMTPSLASESSSEPEAIAASVRPEPPRPTTSLNPYRSAAPCLPPYTAYDVQGSYMFPDSSGLSDDSQSGTSHLWPTMIPPRYSPPHDHPDEKPPPYSP from the exons ATGAGACGGACTCGGGCTCAGCGGTGCTGTCTGTCAGAGAATGCCACAGCAAGTCAACACATCGTTGGCGTTGGATTACGATTGTCTCCCGTTAGCTCTCAGATTTATATCGCTCATTTACACTGTGTCGtgattgttgatttttttttttttttttttttttttaatttgcaagAGGATCGCAGAGGAACACATCGTCCAACCAGCATGCCTCCCCCTCCTCACAGCCTTCAATCCAGCGGGCTGACTCTCTCTGAAACAAGCATGG GTTCTTttaagaggaggaagaggaaatcCATAATCGTAACAGTGATGCTGCTCATTGTATCTCTGCTCATCCTCATCTTCGGCCTGGCAGCGACCACCAGGACGCAGAACATCACTGTGGGAGGCTACTACCCCGGAGTCATC CTGGGCTTTGGCTCCTTTCTGGGAATTATTGGCGCTCATTTGATAGAGAACAAGAGGCAGATG TTAGTGGCATCCATCGTGTTTATCAGCTTCGGAGTGGTGGCCGCCTTCTGTTGCGCTATCGTTGACGGAGTTTTTGCAGCGAGGCACATT GACCTCAGGCCTCTGTACGCTGGCCGCTGTGAGTATCACTTCAGTGAGACTGCATCTGAGCGGGAC GTGCCGTGTCAGACATCGCGCACGTCCTGCAACCTGCGCGTGAAGAGCAACACCTGTTACTGCTGCGACCTCTACAACTGCGGGAA AGAACATCCTCTTATGGGACTTCAGAATAAagatgttttgaaaaagtttagGAAATCATCCATGATTTGGAA CCGTGCTGAGCTTATGGGAGGCTACCACGAGTACACAGAGGTGAAAAGCTGCCAGGACGTGGTGCACCTCTACCACCTGTTGTGGTCCGCTACCATCCTCAACATCGTGGCCCTCTTTCTGGGCATCATTACTGCTGCTGTCCTCGGAGGCTTCAAAGACATG ACACCCTCTCTTGCCTCAGAGAGCTCATCTGAACCAGAGGCCATCGCTGCTTCGGTCCGCCCCGAGCCCCCTCGGCCCACCACTTCCCTCAACCCGTATCGCAGCGCTGCCCCCTGCCTGCCGCCTTACACGGCCTACGATGTGCAG GGCTCCTACATGTTTCCTGACTCCTCAGGCCTGTCAGATGACTCCCAGTCTGGAACCAGCCACCTGTGGCCCACTATGATTCCTCCTCGCTACTCTCCTCCTCACGACCACCCTGACGAGAAGCCGCCACCGTACAGCCCGTAA